From a single Gopherus evgoodei ecotype Sinaloan lineage unplaced genomic scaffold, rGopEvg1_v1.p scaffold_88_arrow_ctg1, whole genome shotgun sequence genomic region:
- the LOC115644088 gene encoding stress-associated endoplasmic reticulum protein 1-like has product MRPGAARDFFRPPSPAHARLVTRRLQHSGPGGGPGGIMSGVQRMRVANERHSKSITQRGGLHRTPKAPPEEKAAVGPWLLALFVFVVCGSAIFQIIQSIRLGG; this is encoded by the exons ATGCGCCCTGGGGCGGCCCGCGACTTTTTTCGTCCTCCCTCCCCGGCGCATGCGCGGTTGGTGACGCGGCGTCTACAGCActccgggccggggggggggcccgGTGGGATCATGTCCGGGGTGCAGCGCATGAGGGTGGCGAACGAGAGACACAGCAAGAGCATCACGCAGCGGGGGGGGCTGCACCGCACCCCG AAAGCCCCCCCGGAGGAAAAGGCCGCCGTGGGGCCGTGGCTGCTGGCCCTCTTCGTGTTCGTGGTCTGTGGCTCAG CTATCTTCCAGATAATCCAGAGCATCCGCCTCGGAGGATGA